A portion of the Celeribacter baekdonensis genome contains these proteins:
- a CDS encoding competence/damage-inducible protein A, whose product MPNPTAAILIIGDEILSGRTRDANMYLLAGELTRIGIDLKEVRVISDDREAIVTTVRALSDAYDHVFTSGGIGPTHDDITADCVAEAFGRPIGVRDDARALLGAHYKARGVEFNEARMRMARIPEGATLIENPVSIAPGFSLENTHVMAGVPNVFAAMVASILPTLTGGKPLLSQTYRINRAESTVAEPLGMLAQKYPDLSMGSYPFTNNGAFGTNIVIRGQDGAKVDAAILELAALFPAHENG is encoded by the coding sequence ATGCCCAACCCAACCGCCGCGATTCTGATCATCGGGGATGAAATCCTTTCGGGACGCACCCGTGATGCCAATATGTATCTGCTTGCGGGCGAATTGACCCGCATTGGGATTGATTTAAAGGAAGTCCGGGTGATTTCCGATGATCGCGAGGCGATTGTCACGACGGTGCGCGCGCTCTCGGATGCCTATGATCACGTCTTTACCTCCGGCGGCATCGGGCCAACCCATGATGACATCACTGCCGATTGTGTCGCCGAGGCCTTTGGCCGTCCGATCGGTGTGCGCGACGATGCCCGCGCTCTATTAGGGGCGCATTACAAAGCCCGTGGCGTTGAATTCAACGAAGCGCGGATGCGGATGGCGCGGATTCCGGAGGGGGCGACTTTGATCGAAAACCCGGTCTCGATTGCGCCGGGGTTCAGCCTTGAGAACACCCATGTCATGGCCGGTGTGCCCAATGTGTTCGCCGCTATGGTCGCCTCGATCCTGCCGACGCTCACGGGTGGCAAGCCTTTGCTGTCGCAAACCTATCGCATCAATCGCGCAGAAAGCACCGTGGCCGAACCTTTGGGCATGTTGGCACAGAAATATCCCGACCTGTCGATGGGCTCTTATCCGTTTACCAACAATGGCGCATTTGGCACCAATATCGTCATTCGCGGCCAAGACGGGGCAAAGGTTGATGCCGCCATTCTGGAACTGGCGGCCCTGTTTCCTGCGCATGAAAATGGCTGA
- a CDS encoding GNAT family N-acetyltransferase, whose translation MADPLGCLDDYITAFEATWPARSRAPVGPFIYRDGAGGGSRTSAATLAGDVSSDALDQIEARFAADARPALFQIRTGEATFDALLAERGYTMFDPTLCLAAPIEAFAPSDPKCSYVSWPPVSIQREMWAEGGIGPARLAVMDRACTPKTSLLGRIKDRPAGVGFVALSGSIAVLHALETTPSERRQGMAQILVRLAADWARAQGATALALQVTRANTAAFALYSSLGLHEIGQYHYRTKPMTEA comes from the coding sequence ATGGCTGACCCCCTCGGCTGCCTCGACGACTATATCACGGCGTTCGAGGCAACATGGCCCGCACGCAGTCGCGCCCCCGTCGGTCCTTTTATCTATCGCGACGGTGCGGGGGGCGGCAGCCGCACCTCGGCGGCCACGCTTGCCGGGGATGTGTCCTCGGACGCGCTGGATCAGATCGAAGCGCGGTTTGCTGCGGATGCCCGCCCCGCTTTGTTTCAAATCCGCACAGGGGAGGCCACCTTTGACGCGCTGCTCGCGGAGCGCGGCTACACGATGTTTGATCCAACCCTCTGTCTTGCCGCGCCGATTGAGGCCTTTGCGCCCTCTGACCCCAAATGCAGCTATGTGTCTTGGCCGCCTGTCTCAATCCAACGCGAGATGTGGGCCGAGGGTGGCATTGGCCCGGCGCGACTTGCGGTCATGGATCGGGCCTGCACGCCGAAAACCTCCCTGCTGGGCCGCATCAAGGATCGCCCTGCCGGGGTTGGCTTTGTCGCACTATCTGGGTCCATCGCCGTACTGCACGCCCTTGAAACCACCCCATCAGAGCGCCGCCAAGGCATGGCCCAAATCTTAGTACGGCTGGCCGCCGACTGGGCCCGCGCCCAGGGTGCCACCGCGCTTGCGCTTCAGGTCACACGCGCCAACACTGCCGCCTTTGCGCTCTATTCTTCGCTTGGACTGCATGAAATCGGCCAGTACCACTATAGAACCAAACCGATGACCGAGGCCTGA
- a CDS encoding OmpA family protein — protein MILPFPRLFLLTLSLVLSVGAKGARAFELDLPGASVETASRDDSLSAQPFPSSAYQGEATQMVMAEGAVLHRAYRLPSTSLTPFQLIAPLRKQLETAGFHISFACADSLCGGFDFRYLLDLLPEPAMHVDLGNFQYLLAQHPDGRTIAIVTSRATSAGFVHISTVTPSDAPEVELIAPSPGPETPAGTLPPNRNVIATLETRGRVVLDDLSFETGAAGLGAGPFASLTQIAAYLTAHPLTKIVLVGHTDTVGGLTNNTALSRKRAEAVRARLISAHGVSPDQVSAEGIGYLAPRVSNATPEGRETNRRVEAVIASTQ, from the coding sequence ATGATCTTACCTTTCCCTCGCCTGTTTTTGCTGACTCTGAGCCTTGTTTTGTCTGTCGGGGCCAAGGGCGCACGCGCGTTTGAGCTTGATCTGCCGGGCGCCTCGGTGGAAACCGCTTCACGCGACGATTCCCTGTCGGCTCAGCCGTTTCCATCCAGCGCCTATCAAGGTGAGGCCACGCAAATGGTCATGGCTGAAGGCGCAGTCCTCCACCGCGCCTACCGCCTGCCCAGCACAAGCCTGACGCCGTTTCAATTGATCGCACCGCTGCGTAAGCAATTGGAAACCGCCGGATTTCACATCTCTTTTGCCTGCGCCGATAGCCTGTGCGGTGGCTTTGATTTTCGCTACCTGCTGGATCTTTTGCCGGAACCCGCCATGCATGTGGACCTTGGCAATTTTCAATATCTCTTGGCCCAGCACCCGGACGGGCGCACCATCGCCATTGTCACCAGCCGCGCGACCAGCGCCGGGTTTGTTCATATCAGCACGGTGACCCCCAGCGATGCCCCTGAGGTCGAATTGATTGCCCCCTCGCCTGGGCCAGAGACCCCTGCTGGCACCCTGCCGCCCAACCGCAATGTGATTGCCACGCTTGAAACACGCGGGCGGGTGGTTTTGGATGATCTGTCGTTTGAAACTGGGGCCGCCGGGCTTGGAGCCGGGCCTTTTGCCTCTCTCACACAGATCGCGGCCTATTTGACCGCCCATCCTTTGACGAAAATCGTTTTGGTCGGTCACACTGACACCGTTGGCGGACTGACCAACAACACCGCCCTGTCGCGCAAACGCGCCGAGGCGGTGCGGGCGCGGCTGATTTCGGCCCATGGCGTATCCCCCGATCAGGTCAGTGCCGAGGGCATTGGCTATCTCGCGCCCCGCGTGTCAAACGCAACGCCAGAGGGTCGCGAAACAAACAGAAGGGTCGAAGCGGTGATCGCCTCGACCCAGTAA
- a CDS encoding LysR family transcriptional regulator: MDRLTEMEAFATVVDQGGFTDAAKKMGISKSAVSKHVSALEARLGARLLNRTTRRVSPTEIGLAYYDRARRVLNDAGEADALVTSMQSAPSGLLRISVATDFGVNHLSPVLGEFLSEFPDITVNMVLNNRYVELISEGFDMAVRIGELEDSTLRARKLTETTKRMVGSPAYFEKYGRPEKIDDLNDHKLLHYSNQSNGAVWKLTAPSGEKRQIRTAGWLTVNDGQSLLNACISGLGIAYLPSFLYADAMDAGLIEEAIPELPSETQGIYAVYPPGRFTQPKVRAFIDFLVHSFADKGPDKW, encoded by the coding sequence ATGGATCGACTGACGGAAATGGAAGCCTTTGCCACCGTTGTGGACCAAGGCGGTTTCACGGATGCAGCAAAGAAAATGGGGATTTCCAAATCTGCCGTTTCCAAACATGTATCTGCCCTTGAGGCGCGTTTGGGCGCACGGTTGCTCAACCGCACGACCCGCCGGGTCAGCCCAACGGAGATCGGATTGGCCTATTACGACCGTGCGCGTCGGGTTTTGAACGATGCGGGCGAGGCGGATGCGCTGGTCACCTCAATGCAAAGCGCGCCTTCTGGGTTGTTGCGCATTTCGGTGGCGACCGATTTTGGCGTCAATCATTTGTCGCCGGTCTTGGGCGAGTTCTTGTCCGAATTCCCCGACATCACCGTAAATATGGTGCTCAACAACCGCTATGTGGAGTTGATTTCCGAAGGCTTTGATATGGCCGTGCGCATTGGCGAGCTGGAAGACAGCACCCTGCGCGCCCGTAAATTGACCGAGACCACCAAACGGATGGTCGGCTCTCCCGCCTATTTTGAAAAATATGGTCGGCCCGAAAAGATCGACGATCTGAATGATCACAAGCTTTTGCATTATTCCAACCAATCCAACGGTGCCGTGTGGAAACTGACTGCGCCCTCCGGCGAAAAGCGGCAAATCCGCACCGCTGGCTGGTTGACCGTGAATGATGGTCAGTCCTTGCTCAACGCTTGTATTTCGGGCCTTGGCATCGCCTATCTGCCTTCTTTCCTCTATGCGGATGCGATGGATGCGGGCCTGATCGAAGAGGCGATCCCGGAACTGCCGTCAGAGACCCAAGGCATTTATGCCGTCTATCCGCCGGGGCGCTTTACCCAGCCGAAAGTGCGCGCATTCATTGATTTTCTTGTGCATTCCTTTGCCGATAAAGGGCCTGACAAGTGGTGA
- a CDS encoding NADPH-dependent 2,4-dienoyl-CoA reductase, with product MTHELYPHLLEPLDLGFTSLRNRTLMGSMHTGLEERGDWAAVAEFYAARAKGGAGIIVTGGMAPNVEGGVFPGAAGLFTDQDIANHRRVTDRVHSEGGKIAMQILNAGRYAYGPNCVAPSAIKSPISPFKPTELDAAGIEKQIADYATAALRAKDAGYDGVEVMGSEGYLINQFLVTHTNKRDDAWGGSYENRMRFAIEVVKRVRAAVGPEFIVIYRISMIDLVPNGSTWDEVVLLAKAVEAAGATILNTGIGWHEARVPTIATSVPRAAFASVTKRMMGEVSIPVITSNRINHPQVAEDVLAEGCADMVSMARPFLADPEFVNKAAMGKADEIAPCIACNQACLDHTFAGKLTSCLVNPRACHETELTYSPAATSKTVAVVGAGPAGLMAALVASDRGHTVTLFDKADTLGGQLNMARQVPGKEEFHGLVDWFKTMVARSTITARLNTEATPEALAGFDEVIIATGVRPRDPEIAGQNDHNTVVSYIDVLRGKVPVGPRVAVIGAGGIGFDVAEFLTTGDSPTLNLKEWKEEWGITDPTRDRGGLSSDGPKPDAPLRQVTLLQRKAEKPGKRLGKTTGWIHRATLAMKGVKMIGGVSYDEITSEGLWVTKVDERQLIEADTIVLCAGQLSERSLADALMAQGVACHVIGGADVAAELDAKRAIDQGARLAATL from the coding sequence ATGACGCATGAACTGTATCCACATCTGCTTGAACCGCTTGATCTTGGCTTTACCAGCCTGCGCAATCGGACCCTGATGGGGTCGATGCACACCGGGTTGGAAGAGCGCGGCGATTGGGCGGCTGTGGCCGAATTTTACGCGGCGCGCGCCAAGGGCGGGGCTGGGATCATTGTCACTGGCGGCATGGCACCGAATGTCGAAGGTGGGGTGTTCCCCGGTGCGGCAGGATTGTTCACCGATCAAGATATTGCCAATCACCGCCGCGTCACGGACCGCGTCCATTCCGAGGGCGGCAAGATCGCGATGCAGATTTTGAACGCCGGGCGCTATGCCTACGGGCCAAATTGCGTCGCCCCCTCCGCGATCAAATCTCCGATTTCGCCGTTCAAACCGACCGAATTGGATGCGGCCGGCATCGAAAAACAAATTGCGGATTATGCCACCGCCGCTCTGCGCGCCAAAGACGCTGGCTATGATGGCGTCGAAGTGATGGGGTCCGAAGGCTACCTGATCAACCAATTTTTGGTGACCCATACCAACAAACGCGACGACGCGTGGGGCGGTTCCTATGAAAACCGGATGCGCTTTGCCATTGAGGTGGTGAAACGCGTGCGCGCCGCTGTTGGGCCGGAGTTCATCGTGATCTACCGTATTTCGATGATTGATCTGGTGCCAAACGGATCGACATGGGACGAGGTCGTTCTGTTGGCGAAAGCGGTCGAGGCCGCGGGGGCGACGATTCTCAACACGGGCATCGGTTGGCACGAGGCGCGCGTGCCGACGATTGCGACCTCTGTGCCGCGCGCGGCCTTTGCCTCTGTGACGAAACGGATGATGGGCGAGGTCTCGATCCCGGTGATCACCTCCAACCGGATCAACCATCCACAGGTGGCCGAGGATGTGTTGGCCGAGGGATGCGCCGATATGGTGTCGATGGCCCGACCGTTTTTAGCCGACCCTGAGTTCGTCAACAAAGCCGCGATGGGCAAAGCGGATGAGATCGCGCCCTGCATCGCCTGTAACCAAGCCTGTTTGGATCACACATTCGCTGGGAAACTGACCTCCTGTTTGGTCAACCCGCGCGCCTGTCATGAGACCGAACTGACTTATTCCCCCGCTGCAACGTCCAAAACCGTGGCCGTCGTAGGTGCGGGACCTGCTGGTCTGATGGCCGCTTTGGTCGCCTCTGATCGCGGTCATACGGTCACGCTGTTTGACAAAGCCGATACATTGGGTGGTCAGCTCAACATGGCGCGTCAGGTACCAGGCAAAGAGGAATTTCACGGGCTGGTCGATTGGTTCAAAACCATGGTCGCCCGCTCCACCATCACTGCTCGTCTCAATACGGAGGCAACGCCTGAGGCGCTCGCGGGCTTTGATGAGGTCATCATCGCCACAGGCGTGCGCCCGCGCGACCCCGAGATTGCGGGCCAGAATGATCACAACACGGTTGTCTCATATATAGATGTCTTGCGTGGCAAGGTTCCGGTCGGCCCGCGCGTGGCTGTGATTGGGGCCGGGGGCATTGGCTTTGATGTCGCCGAATTCCTGACCACAGGCGATAGCCCGACCTTGAACCTCAAAGAGTGGAAAGAGGAATGGGGCATCACCGATCCAACGCGTGATCGTGGCGGCCTTTCGTCCGATGGCCCAAAACCTGACGCTCCGCTGCGACAGGTCACGTTGTTGCAACGCAAGGCCGAGAAACCCGGCAAGCGGCTGGGCAAAACCACAGGTTGGATTCACCGCGCGACGCTTGCCATGAAGGGCGTGAAGATGATCGGCGGGGTGTCCTATGATGAGATCACGTCTGAAGGGCTTTGGGTCACCAAGGTCGATGAACGTCAGTTGATTGAGGCAGACACAATTGTTTTGTGTGCTGGGCAATTGTCCGAGCGTAGCTTGGCGGATGCGCTGATGGCGCAGGGCGTGGCCTGCCATGTCATCGGCGGTGCAGATGTGGCCGCGGAACTCGATGCCAAACGCGCGATTGATCAGGGGGCACGGCTTGCGGCTACGCTCTGA